A section of the Rhizobium sp. ACO-34A genome encodes:
- a CDS encoding short-chain dehydrogenase has protein sequence MTDKIERRVALISGASRGIGDHVAAELFRQGWAVSLGMRKPVMPAWAGSGDAADFVHLAEYDANDTGAEARWVADAMQRFGRVDAIIANAGIMIPKTVIEAEDEDIDAMLAVNVKAPRRLAKAAWEPLCESGQGRVIILASLSGKRVKSAGSGSYAVSKFAAVALSHAIRQAGFEKGVRATAVCPGFVATDMAAGLTARPAELLTQPADLARIITLLVSLPNEASVAEFAINCQLEESF, from the coding sequence ATGACAGACAAGATCGAAAGGCGCGTCGCGCTGATATCGGGTGCCAGCAGGGGCATCGGCGACCATGTGGCAGCCGAACTGTTCCGGCAAGGCTGGGCGGTATCGCTCGGCATGCGCAAGCCCGTCATGCCAGCCTGGGCCGGCTCGGGCGACGCAGCAGATTTCGTGCATCTTGCGGAATACGACGCCAACGACACCGGGGCGGAAGCCCGCTGGGTAGCAGACGCAATGCAGCGTTTCGGTCGGGTCGATGCCATCATAGCCAATGCCGGCATCATGATCCCCAAGACGGTGATCGAGGCGGAAGACGAGGACATCGACGCGATGCTTGCCGTCAACGTCAAGGCACCGCGCCGATTGGCCAAGGCCGCCTGGGAGCCGCTGTGCGAAAGCGGCCAGGGTCGCGTCATCATCCTCGCATCGCTTTCCGGCAAGCGCGTCAAGTCGGCGGGATCCGGCAGCTATGCCGTCTCCAAGTTCGCCGCCGTGGCGCTTTCCCATGCGATTCGTCAGGCCGGCTTTGAAAAGGGCGTACGCGCCACCGCGGTCTGCCCCGGCTTCGTCGCCACCGACATGGCGGCAGGGCTGACCGCACGCCCGGCCGAGTTGCTGACACAGCCTGCCGATCTGGCTCGCATCATCACGCTGCTGGTTTCCCTTCCGAACGAGGCCTCGGTCGCCGAATTCGCCATCAACTGCCAGCTCGAGGAGTCCTTCTGA
- a CDS encoding MarR family transcriptional regulator, translated as MPKPPVKPPTTVKEIDLDVLGDTLSFYIRALSLAVSRDLDECLDGLDVAKGTGKITTLLLVDSHPGIRPSVLAHLTMKDRSAMGRIIDQMEAHHLLRRETSSEDNRAQELYITETGAALAVKIRELVPKQSRDFFDFIPEHEQQQLMDILRRAYRRIVGLSE; from the coding sequence ATGCCGAAACCACCTGTAAAGCCGCCGACAACCGTCAAGGAGATCGATCTCGATGTCCTGGGGGATACGCTGAGCTTCTATATCCGGGCGCTCAGCCTCGCAGTCTCCCGGGATCTCGACGAATGTCTCGACGGTCTCGACGTGGCCAAGGGCACGGGGAAAATCACCACTCTGCTGCTCGTCGACAGCCATCCCGGCATCAGGCCGTCGGTGCTCGCCCATCTGACCATGAAGGACCGCTCGGCCATGGGACGGATCATCGACCAGATGGAAGCCCATCATCTTCTCCGTCGCGAAACGTCCTCCGAGGATAACCGCGCACAGGAGCTTTACATCACCGAGACCGGCGCGGCGCTCGCCGTGAAGATCCGCGAACTCGTTCCGAAACAGTCGCGAGACTTCTTCGATTTCATCCCGGAACACGAACAACAGCAACTTATGGACATACTGCGGCGCGCTTACCGCCGCATAGTGGGGCTTAGCGAATGA
- a CDS encoding ABC transporter ATP-binding protein: MSQASMPPNVVLSVRHLTVSLPPKMERAHAVHDISFDLNAGEILCIIGESGSGKSVTANAIMGLLAPSIKVTGGQILFKGMDIIATPEEKIRPLRGRAVSIIFQDPLSALNPLMTIGDQIAEVMEAHDVGTPETRTARVLELLEEVGLPDPALMRLQYPFRLSGGQRQRVMIAMALALDPDVLIADEPTTALDVTTQAQILELIRKIQQRKNMSVMFITHDFGVVAEIADRVVVMEKGILVEQGKAEDVLTRPSHPYTQRLVAAVPRMRSDDRSAVEEAPVVLKVENLQKEYRTTGTFLSKGRTVKAVNDVSFVIHKGQTLGVVGESGSGKSSLGRVLLKLLEPDAGRILFDGRDVANMPEESFRLLRPYIQMIFQDPFASLNPRHTIGRILTVGPIAHGLAVHEAKTKAFRLLKLVGLDEAAYDRFPHEFSGGQRQRIGIARALMFDPVLLVADEAVSALDVSIQAQILELLARVQKEMKVAMIFITHDLRVASQICDNVIVMYKGSVVEHGPPSKIFRAPEHEYTQRLVSAIPGADWEPAEKMAEA; encoded by the coding sequence ATGTCGCAAGCGTCCATGCCTCCCAACGTGGTGCTATCCGTGCGTCATCTGACGGTCAGTCTGCCTCCCAAGATGGAACGCGCCCACGCAGTCCACGATATTTCCTTCGATCTCAATGCCGGTGAAATCCTCTGCATCATCGGTGAATCCGGTTCCGGCAAATCCGTCACCGCCAATGCCATCATGGGCCTGCTCGCGCCCTCCATCAAAGTGACCGGCGGACAAATCCTGTTCAAGGGCATGGATATCATCGCCACGCCTGAGGAAAAGATCCGCCCCTTACGCGGACGGGCCGTCTCCATCATCTTCCAGGACCCTCTCTCTGCCCTCAATCCACTGATGACCATTGGCGACCAGATTGCCGAGGTGATGGAGGCGCATGACGTCGGCACGCCCGAAACGCGCACTGCCAGAGTGCTTGAACTGCTCGAAGAGGTCGGGCTTCCCGATCCGGCGCTGATGCGCCTGCAATATCCCTTCCGTCTTTCCGGCGGCCAGCGGCAGCGCGTGATGATCGCCATGGCGCTGGCGCTCGATCCCGATGTCCTGATCGCCGACGAACCGACAACCGCGCTCGACGTCACCACGCAGGCGCAGATTCTGGAACTCATCCGCAAGATCCAGCAGCGCAAGAACATGAGCGTGATGTTCATCACCCACGATTTCGGCGTGGTGGCGGAAATCGCCGACCGCGTAGTGGTGATGGAAAAGGGCATACTGGTCGAGCAGGGCAAGGCCGAGGACGTGCTGACCCGCCCGTCGCATCCCTATACCCAACGCCTCGTGGCTGCGGTTCCGCGCATGCGCAGCGATGACCGCTCAGCGGTGGAGGAAGCTCCCGTCGTGCTCAAGGTGGAAAACCTGCAGAAGGAATACCGTACGACCGGAACCTTCCTCAGCAAGGGCCGCACCGTGAAAGCCGTCAACGACGTGAGCTTCGTCATTCACAAGGGCCAGACGCTCGGCGTGGTCGGCGAAAGCGGTTCGGGCAAATCGTCTCTCGGACGCGTGTTGCTCAAGCTTCTGGAGCCGGATGCGGGACGCATCCTCTTCGACGGACGCGATGTCGCGAACATGCCGGAAGAGAGCTTCCGGCTTCTCAGGCCCTACATCCAGATGATCTTTCAGGACCCCTTCGCGTCGCTCAATCCGCGTCACACGATCGGGCGCATCCTGACGGTCGGACCGATTGCCCACGGCCTTGCCGTCCACGAAGCGAAGACCAAGGCCTTCCGCCTGCTGAAACTGGTCGGCCTCGACGAAGCGGCTTACGACCGCTTCCCGCACGAATTCTCCGGCGGCCAGCGCCAGAGGATCGGCATTGCGCGCGCCCTGATGTTCGATCCGGTCCTGCTTGTCGCGGATGAGGCCGTTTCGGCGCTCGACGTCTCCATCCAGGCCCAGATCCTCGAATTGCTGGCGCGCGTGCAGAAGGAAATGAAGGTCGCGATGATCTTCATTACCCACGATCTGCGCGTGGCGAGCCAGATCTGCGACAACGTGATCGTGATGTACAAGGGAAGCGTCGTGGAGCACGGTCCGCCCTCGAAGATATTCCGGGCGCCCGAGCACGAATATACGCAACGTCTGGTCTCAGCCATCCCCGGAGCAGACTGGGAACCGGCCGAGAAGATGGCCGAAGCCTGA
- a CDS encoding L-rhamnose catabolism isomerase gives MTEQKIAADVISAENEKRAGALKSDYAALGEKLARNNIDIDAVTKQVAEFFVAVPSWGVGTGGTRFARFPGLGEPRNIFDKLEDCSVINELTRATPTVSLHIPWDKADPKDLKAKGDALGLGFDAMNSNTFSDAPDQANSYKYGSLSHVDAATRAQAVEHNIECIELGNAIGSKALTVWIGDGSNFPGQSNFTRQFERYLASMADIYKALPDDWRLFSEHKMYEPAFYSTVVQDWGTNFLIAQTLGPKAFCLVDLGHHAPNTNIEMIVARLIQFGKLGGFHFNDSKYGDDDLDAGSVEPYRLFLVFNELVDAEHRGVKGFHPAHMIDQSHNVTDPIESLISSANEIRRAYAQALLVDRTALEGFQGDNDALMATETLKRAYRTDVEAILAEARRRAGGAIDPVATYRASGYRAQVAAERPAVKGGSGGIV, from the coding sequence ATGACAGAACAGAAGATCGCCGCCGACGTAATCTCGGCCGAGAACGAAAAGCGCGCCGGCGCGCTCAAGTCCGACTATGCAGCCCTTGGCGAAAAGCTCGCCCGCAACAATATCGACATCGACGCCGTCACGAAGCAGGTCGCCGAGTTCTTCGTCGCCGTTCCCTCCTGGGGTGTGGGCACCGGCGGCACGCGCTTTGCCCGGTTTCCCGGCCTCGGCGAGCCGCGCAATATCTTCGACAAGCTGGAAGACTGCTCGGTCATCAACGAACTGACCCGCGCCACGCCAACGGTTTCGCTGCATATTCCGTGGGACAAGGCCGATCCGAAGGACCTGAAGGCAAAGGGCGATGCGCTGGGCCTCGGCTTCGACGCCATGAACTCCAACACCTTCTCCGACGCGCCGGATCAGGCTAATTCCTATAAGTATGGCTCGCTCAGCCATGTGGACGCGGCAACCCGCGCGCAAGCCGTCGAGCACAACATCGAATGCATCGAGCTTGGCAATGCCATCGGCTCGAAGGCGCTCACCGTCTGGATCGGCGATGGTTCGAACTTCCCGGGGCAGTCGAACTTCACCCGCCAGTTCGAACGTTATCTTGCCTCCATGGCCGACATCTACAAGGCTCTGCCGGACGACTGGCGGTTGTTCTCCGAACACAAGATGTACGAACCGGCCTTCTATTCGACCGTCGTGCAGGACTGGGGCACCAACTTCCTGATCGCCCAGACGCTCGGTCCGAAGGCTTTCTGCCTCGTCGACCTCGGTCATCACGCTCCGAACACCAATATCGAGATGATCGTTGCCCGCCTGATCCAGTTCGGCAAGCTCGGCGGCTTCCATTTCAACGACTCGAAATACGGTGACGACGACCTCGACGCCGGCTCGGTCGAACCTTACCGCCTCTTCCTCGTCTTCAACGAACTGGTCGATGCCGAGCATCGCGGGGTCAAGGGCTTCCACCCGGCCCACATGATCGACCAGAGCCACAATGTCACGGATCCGATCGAGAGCCTGATTTCCAGCGCCAACGAGATCCGCCGCGCCTATGCCCAGGCGCTTCTGGTCGACCGCACGGCACTGGAAGGCTTCCAGGGCGACAATGATGCGTTGATGGCGACGGAAACGCTCAAGCGCGCCTATCGCACGGATGTTGAGGCGATCCTCGCGGAAGCCCGTCGCCGCGCTGGCGGCGCCATCGATCCGGTCGCCACCTATCGCGCCAGCGGCTATCGCGCGCAGGTCGCCGCGGAACGGCCGGCGGTCAAGGGTGGTTCGGGCGGCATCGTCTGA
- a CDS encoding short-chain dehydrogenase: MTGQTRLLENRWDDAYAAKLDEPGKLLYRSNLLGADKRITNYGGGNTSAKVLETDPLTGNQVSVMWVKGSGGDVGTIKLDGFATLYMEKLEALKGIYKGVHDEDRMVGFLPHCTFNLNPRAASIDTPLHGFVPFTHVDHMHPDAIIAIAASKNSKELTRKIFGEEIGWLPWRRPGFQLGLDLEAFVKANPKAKGVVLESHGLFTWANDAKECYLLTLEIINKAIEWFARETDGKTIFGGAVANSLPEAERRAIGARLMPEIRGRIGKAERKLGHFDDQAAVLEFVNSKDLKPLGSLGTSCPDHFLRTKIRPLIVDFDPAKPDVDAIIAGLDKALEDYRADYTRYYETCKHDNSPAMRDPNPVIFLVPGVGMLSFAKDKATARIAGEFYVNAINVMRGASTVSEYQGLPEQEAFDIEYWLLEEAKLQRMPKPKSLAGRVAFVTGGAGGIGRATAERLMSEGACVVLADIDANALSDTLADFSKRYGADAVRSVTLDVTKEEAVASTFAEACVEFGGVDILVSNAGIASSAPVEDTTLAMWNKNIDILATGYFLVSREAFRLFRRQALGGNIVFVASKNGLASSPNASAYCTAKAAEIHLARCLALEGADAGIRVNTVNPDAVLRGSKIWNGEWREQRAASSKIEVTDLEEHYRKRSMLKLNVFPEDIAEAIYFLASDLSAKSTGNIINVDAGNAQSFPR, encoded by the coding sequence ATGACGGGCCAAACCCGCCTTCTCGAAAACCGTTGGGACGACGCTTACGCTGCAAAGCTCGATGAACCGGGCAAGCTGCTCTATCGCTCCAATCTGCTCGGCGCAGACAAGCGCATCACCAATTACGGCGGCGGCAACACCTCCGCGAAGGTGCTCGAAACCGATCCGCTGACGGGCAATCAGGTCAGCGTCATGTGGGTGAAGGGCTCCGGCGGCGACGTCGGCACCATCAAGCTCGACGGCTTCGCCACCCTCTACATGGAAAAGCTCGAAGCTCTCAAGGGCATCTACAAGGGCGTTCACGACGAAGACCGCATGGTCGGCTTCCTGCCCCATTGCACCTTCAATCTCAACCCGCGCGCAGCCTCGATCGACACGCCGCTGCACGGTTTCGTGCCGTTCACGCATGTCGACCACATGCATCCGGACGCGATCATCGCGATCGCCGCTTCGAAGAACTCGAAGGAACTGACCCGGAAGATCTTCGGTGAGGAAATCGGCTGGCTGCCGTGGCGCCGCCCGGGCTTCCAGCTCGGCCTCGACCTTGAAGCCTTCGTCAAGGCCAATCCGAAGGCCAAGGGCGTCGTGCTCGAAAGCCACGGCCTGTTTACCTGGGCGAACGACGCCAAGGAATGCTACCTCCTGACGCTCGAAATCATCAACAAGGCGATCGAATGGTTCGCCAGGGAGACGGACGGCAAGACGATCTTCGGCGGCGCAGTCGCCAACAGCCTGCCGGAAGCCGAGCGTCGCGCCATCGGCGCACGGCTGATGCCGGAAATCCGTGGCCGCATCGGCAAGGCTGAGCGCAAGCTCGGTCATTTCGACGACCAGGCTGCTGTTCTCGAATTCGTCAATTCGAAGGACCTGAAGCCGCTCGGCAGCCTCGGTACGTCCTGCCCCGACCACTTCCTGCGCACCAAGATCCGCCCGCTGATCGTCGATTTCGACCCGGCCAAGCCGGATGTCGACGCGATCATCGCCGGCCTCGACAAGGCTCTCGAAGACTACCGCGCCGACTACACGCGCTACTACGAGACCTGCAAGCACGACAATTCGCCTGCCATGCGCGATCCGAACCCGGTCATCTTCCTGGTTCCGGGCGTCGGCATGCTGTCCTTCGCCAAGGACAAGGCAACCGCCCGCATCGCCGGCGAATTCTATGTCAACGCCATCAACGTCATGCGTGGCGCCTCGACGGTCTCCGAGTATCAGGGCCTGCCGGAACAGGAAGCCTTCGACATCGAATACTGGCTGCTTGAGGAAGCCAAGCTCCAGCGCATGCCGAAGCCGAAGTCGCTTGCCGGCCGCGTGGCCTTCGTCACCGGCGGCGCCGGCGGCATCGGCCGGGCAACGGCCGAACGGCTGATGTCCGAAGGCGCCTGCGTGGTGCTCGCCGATATCGACGCCAACGCACTGTCCGATACGCTTGCCGACTTCTCCAAGCGTTACGGCGCAGATGCCGTTCGCTCCGTCACTCTCGACGTGACGAAGGAAGAAGCCGTCGCTTCGACCTTTGCCGAAGCCTGCGTCGAATTCGGCGGTGTCGACATCCTCGTTTCCAACGCCGGCATCGCCTCCTCGGCACCGGTCGAGGACACCACGCTTGCGATGTGGAACAAGAACATCGACATCCTGGCGACCGGTTATTTCCTTGTCTCTCGCGAAGCGTTCCGCCTGTTCCGCCGTCAGGCGCTCGGCGGCAACATCGTCTTCGTCGCTTCGAAGAACGGCCTTGCTTCCTCGCCGAACGCCTCGGCCTATTGCACCGCCAAGGCGGCCGAGATCCATCTCGCCCGTTGCCTGGCGCTGGAAGGGGCAGACGCCGGTATCCGCGTCAACACCGTCAATCCCGACGCCGTCCTGCGCGGCTCCAAGATCTGGAATGGCGAATGGCGCGAACAGCGTGCGGCTTCCTCGAAGATCGAAGTCACCGATCTGGAGGAACATTACCGCAAGCGTTCGATGCTGAAGCTCAATGTCTTCCCGGAAGACATTGCGGAAGCGATCTACTTCCTCGCGTCCGATCTCTCGGCCAAGTCTACCGGCAACATCATCAACGTCGATGCCGGTAACGCCCAGAGCTTCCCGCGCTGA
- a CDS encoding DeoR family transcriptional regulator — MHERERHRIILSAIQEKPVITVQDIAELTEASEATIRRDIASLHVQGKLRRVRGGAEAVHPPQLGNLAARPFRVSESVNIDKKRAIARAAVDLCEEGDSIIINGGTTTFQMVHFMSARRLQVMTNSFAIAEHLVKNSKCTVSVPGGAIYRDQSLILSPFDNDAIRNFYARRIFIGAQGINALGVMESDALVIQSEQKLVRQAEELIVMVDSSKFSRRSSLILCSLENVSTIITDDKIPEESAAMVTNAGIKLITVKPMASTEKEDTTSVA, encoded by the coding sequence ATGCACGAACGCGAACGACATCGCATTATTTTAAGCGCGATCCAGGAAAAGCCGGTCATCACCGTGCAGGATATCGCTGAACTGACGGAGGCTTCCGAGGCCACGATCCGTAGGGATATCGCGTCGCTTCATGTGCAGGGCAAACTGCGCCGGGTGCGCGGTGGGGCCGAGGCGGTGCATCCTCCGCAGCTTGGAAATCTCGCGGCACGGCCGTTCCGGGTGTCGGAATCGGTCAACATCGATAAGAAACGCGCAATTGCGCGCGCAGCCGTCGATCTCTGCGAAGAAGGCGATTCGATCATCATTAATGGCGGTACGACCACCTTTCAGATGGTGCACTTCATGTCCGCCCGCCGTCTGCAGGTCATGACCAATTCGTTCGCCATCGCCGAGCATCTGGTCAAAAATTCGAAATGCACGGTTTCGGTTCCCGGCGGCGCGATTTATCGCGACCAGAGCCTGATCCTTTCGCCTTTCGACAACGACGCGATCCGCAATTTCTACGCTCGCCGCATCTTCATCGGCGCGCAGGGCATCAACGCGCTCGGCGTGATGGAATCGGATGCACTGGTGATCCAGAGCGAGCAGAAGCTGGTCCGGCAGGCCGAGGAACTGATCGTCATGGTCGATTCCAGCAAGTTTTCACGGCGTTCAAGCCTGATCCTGTGTTCGCTCGAGAATGTCTCGACGATCATTACGGATGACAAGATCCCGGAGGAGTCGGCCGCGATGGTCACCAATGCCGGCATAAAGCTCATAACGGTCAAGCCGATGGCCTCGACCGAGAAGGAGGATACCACGTCGGTCGCATGA
- a CDS encoding rhamnose ABC transporter substrate-binding protein — MKFTKTLLAGVAFAAMAMGSAASAADMKIALVVKSLGNGFFEAANKGAQEAAKELGGVEIIYTGPTSTTAEGQIEVINSLIAQGVDAIAISANDPDAVVPALKKAAQRGIKVISWDSGVAPEGRIMHLNPSSNELIGKMCLKLAADHLPEGKGDFAILSATTTSTNQNIWIEEMKKQLKDFPGLNLVTTVYGDDLADKSYREANGLLSSSPNVKVIVAPTTVGVLAASQAVKDAGKIGDVYVTGLGLPSEMAGAIKSGATKEFAIWNPIDLGYSATQIAYHLIKGDTDGAPGSEIEAGRMGKIKIGDTGEAAMADPFVYDASNIDQFSKIF, encoded by the coding sequence ATGAAATTTACAAAGACACTGCTGGCAGGCGTCGCCTTTGCCGCCATGGCCATGGGTTCTGCCGCAAGCGCCGCCGACATGAAGATCGCGCTCGTGGTCAAGTCGCTCGGCAACGGCTTCTTTGAAGCCGCAAACAAGGGTGCGCAGGAAGCCGCCAAGGAACTCGGCGGCGTAGAGATCATCTACACCGGTCCGACGTCCACGACGGCAGAAGGCCAGATCGAAGTCATCAACTCGCTGATCGCGCAGGGCGTCGATGCCATCGCGATTTCCGCCAACGACCCGGATGCGGTCGTTCCGGCGCTGAAGAAGGCTGCCCAGCGCGGCATCAAGGTCATCTCGTGGGACTCCGGCGTTGCTCCGGAAGGCCGCATCATGCACCTGAACCCGTCTTCCAACGAGCTGATCGGCAAGATGTGCCTCAAGCTTGCCGCCGACCACCTGCCGGAAGGCAAGGGTGACTTCGCCATCCTGTCGGCCACCACGACCTCGACCAACCAGAACATCTGGATTGAGGAAATGAAGAAGCAGCTGAAGGACTTCCCCGGCCTCAACCTCGTGACCACGGTCTACGGCGATGACCTTGCCGACAAGAGCTACCGCGAAGCCAACGGCCTGCTGTCGTCCTCGCCGAACGTGAAGGTCATCGTTGCTCCGACCACCGTCGGCGTTCTTGCTGCCTCGCAGGCCGTGAAGGATGCGGGCAAGATCGGTGACGTCTACGTGACGGGCCTCGGCCTTCCCTCGGAAATGGCAGGCGCTATCAAGTCCGGCGCGACCAAGGAATTCGCCATCTGGAACCCGATCGACCTCGGTTACTCGGCAACTCAGATCGCCTACCACCTGATCAAGGGCGACACGGACGGCGCTCCGGGTTCGGAAATCGAAGCCGGCCGCATGGGCAAGATCAAGATCGGCGATACCGGCGAAGCGGCAATGGCGGATCCCTTCGTCTACGACGCATCGAACATCGACCAGTTCTCGAAGATCTTCTGA
- a CDS encoding D-xylose ABC transporter ATP-binding protein (with RbsBCD acts to import ribose into the cell; RbsA contains 2 ATP-binding domain) encodes MTVQAKSLDITPSPADTPILEMRGISQIFPGVKALDGVNIALYPGKVTALIGENGAGKSTLVKILTGIYRPNEGEILIDGQAMTFASAQAAIDAGVTAIHQETVLFDELTVGENIFLGHAPRTRFGLIDWKTINQRARELMAELESNIDPTIRLKDLSIAQRHLVAIARALSVEARIVIMDEPTAALSRKEIDDLFRIVEGLKRQGKAILFISHKFDEVYEIAENYAVFRDGKMVGAGVLKDTPQDEIVRLMVGRDVHDVFPKVEVAIGGTVLAVERYCHETEFRDISFELKKGEILGVYGLIGAGRSELCQSLFGITVPASGALKLEGRDVVIRSPADAIAAGIVYVPEERGRHGLALEMPIYQNMSLPSLARTSARGFLKAINEFSLARKYAERLDLRAAALSVPVGTLSGGNQQKVVIGKWLATQPKVIILDEPTKGIDIGSKAAVHGFISELANEGLSIIMISSELPEILGMSDRVMVMREGLQAGIYPRQGLTAETLVRAATGNA; translated from the coding sequence ATGACCGTTCAAGCCAAGTCTCTCGATATTACGCCATCGCCCGCTGACACGCCCATCCTCGAGATGCGTGGCATTTCCCAGATCTTTCCCGGAGTGAAGGCGCTCGATGGCGTGAACATCGCGCTCTATCCCGGCAAGGTGACGGCGTTGATCGGCGAGAACGGCGCGGGCAAGTCTACGCTCGTGAAGATCCTGACCGGTATCTATCGCCCGAACGAGGGCGAGATCCTGATCGATGGCCAGGCGATGACCTTTGCCAGCGCGCAGGCCGCGATCGATGCGGGTGTGACCGCGATCCATCAGGAAACCGTGCTTTTCGACGAGCTGACTGTCGGAGAGAACATTTTCCTCGGCCATGCGCCCCGCACGCGCTTCGGCCTGATAGACTGGAAGACCATCAACCAGCGTGCTCGCGAGCTGATGGCGGAGCTTGAAAGCAATATCGACCCGACGATCCGCCTGAAGGATCTTTCGATCGCGCAGCGCCATCTCGTGGCAATCGCGCGGGCTCTCTCCGTCGAAGCGCGCATCGTCATCATGGACGAGCCGACCGCCGCTCTTTCGCGCAAGGAGATCGACGACCTTTTCCGCATCGTTGAAGGCCTGAAACGTCAGGGCAAGGCAATCCTGTTCATCAGCCACAAGTTCGATGAAGTCTACGAGATTGCCGAGAACTATGCCGTTTTCCGTGATGGCAAGATGGTGGGCGCCGGCGTCCTCAAGGATACGCCGCAGGATGAGATCGTCCGCCTGATGGTCGGGCGCGACGTGCATGATGTCTTCCCTAAGGTGGAGGTTGCGATTGGCGGCACGGTGCTTGCCGTTGAGCGCTACTGCCATGAGACGGAATTTCGCGACATTTCCTTCGAGCTGAAGAAGGGCGAGATCCTCGGCGTTTATGGCCTGATCGGCGCCGGTCGTTCTGAGCTTTGTCAGTCGCTGTTCGGCATCACCGTGCCGGCGTCCGGGGCGTTGAAGCTCGAAGGACGAGACGTCGTGATCCGCTCCCCTGCGGACGCCATCGCCGCCGGCATCGTCTATGTGCCGGAAGAGCGTGGTCGCCATGGTCTGGCGCTCGAAATGCCGATCTACCAGAACATGTCGCTGCCGTCGCTTGCCCGCACATCGGCAAGGGGCTTTCTGAAAGCGATCAACGAGTTTTCTCTCGCCCGCAAATATGCCGAACGGCTGGATCTTCGCGCCGCTGCCCTTTCCGTTCCGGTCGGAACGCTTTCGGGCGGCAACCAGCAGAAGGTGGTTATCGGCAAGTGGCTCGCCACCCAGCCGAAGGTCATCATTCTCGACGAACCGACCAAGGGCATCGACATCGGCTCCAAGGCCGCCGTCCACGGCTTCATCTCCGAACTCGCGAACGAAGGCCTCTCGATCATCATGATCTCTTCCGAACTGCCCGAGATCCTCGGCATGTCGGATCGCGTCATGGTGATGCGCGAAGGCCTTCAGGCCGGCATCTACCCGCGTCAAGGCCTCACCGCCGAGACGCTGGTGCGCGCCGCGACCGGCAATGCGTAA
- a CDS encoding branched-chain amino acid ABC transporter permease: MQRLLKNRELLLGLIIIVMIAGFSTRASNFATPGNLANIFNDTSILIILALGQMTVILTKSIDLSVAANLAFTGMAVAMLDAAYPGLPLALLIVLAVLIGATLGAINGFLVWLLQIPPIVVTLGTLTIYRGMAFVLSGGSWVNAHQMTPDFLNLPRLVVLGLPILSWVAIAIVFLIWFVLTRTPFGRSTYAAGGNPTAAVYAGIDIGRARFLAFVVSGALAGLAGYLWVSRYAVAYVDIAAGFELDSVAANVIGGVSIAGGIGTVVGTVLGALFLGVIKNALPVIGISPFAQMAISGIVIVLAVVFNARAERKKGRIILRDRAAKDTHEVTA, encoded by the coding sequence ATGCAACGTCTCCTGAAAAACCGCGAATTGTTGCTCGGCCTGATCATCATCGTGATGATCGCCGGCTTCTCGACCCGGGCATCCAATTTCGCCACGCCCGGAAACCTCGCCAACATCTTCAACGACACGTCGATCCTGATCATTCTGGCGCTTGGCCAGATGACGGTCATCCTGACCAAGTCGATCGACCTCTCGGTTGCCGCCAATCTCGCGTTTACCGGCATGGCGGTCGCGATGCTCGACGCGGCCTATCCGGGCCTGCCGCTGGCGCTGCTGATCGTTCTGGCCGTCCTGATCGGTGCGACCCTTGGCGCAATCAACGGCTTTCTCGTCTGGCTCCTGCAGATCCCGCCGATCGTGGTGACGCTCGGCACTCTGACGATCTATCGGGGCATGGCCTTCGTGCTTTCCGGTGGCAGCTGGGTCAATGCGCACCAGATGACCCCCGATTTCCTCAATCTGCCGCGTCTCGTTGTGCTCGGGCTGCCGATCCTGTCCTGGGTGGCGATCGCCATCGTCTTCCTCATCTGGTTCGTGCTCACCCGCACGCCCTTCGGTCGCTCGACCTACGCCGCCGGCGGCAACCCGACGGCTGCCGTCTATGCCGGCATCGATATCGGCCGGGCGCGTTTTCTCGCCTTCGTGGTGTCGGGTGCGCTTGCGGGGCTTGCCGGCTATCTCTGGGTTTCGCGCTATGCGGTTGCCTATGTCGATATCGCGGCCGGTTTCGAACTCGACAGCGTCGCGGCCAATGTGATCGGCGGCGTATCGATTGCCGGTGGTATCGGGACCGTGGTCGGAACCGTTCTCGGCGCGCTTTTTCTCGGCGTCATCAAGAATGCACTGCCGGTGATCGGTATCTCGCCGTTTGCCCAGATGGCCATTTCCGGCATCGTCATCGTGCTGGCCGTTGTCTTCAACGCCCGCGCCGAGCGCAAGAAGGGCCGCATCATCCTGCGCGACCGCGCAGCCAAGGATACCCATGAGGTGACCGCATGA